The genomic interval ATGGTCGCCAAAGATCGGTGCGCAGGGCGCGGTGGTGATCGATAATTCCAGCGCGTGGCGGATGGATCCGGACGTGCCGCTGATCGTTCCGGAAGTGAACGCCGCGGCCGCCGCCGGCTTCACCAAGAAGAACATCATCGCCAACCCGAACTGCTCGACCGCGCAGCTCGTCGTGGCGCTGAAGCCGCTGCACGATGCCGCCAAGATCAAGCGCGTCGTGGTATCGACCTATCAGTCGGTGTCGGGCGCCGGCAAGGATGCGATGGACGAGCTGTTCTCGCAGACCAAGGCCGTCTACACCAACGACGAGCTGGTGAATAAGAAATTCCCGAAGCGGATCGCCTTCAACCTCATCCCGCAGATCGACGTCTTCATGGAAGACGGCTTTACCAAGGAAGAGTGGAAGATGGTGGTCGAGACTAAGAAGATCCTCGACCCCAAGATCAAACTGACCGCGACCTGCGTGCGCGTGCCGGTGTTCGTCAGCCATTCCGAAGCGGTCAACATCGAGTTCGAGAACCCGATCACCGCCGACGAGGCTCGCGAAATCCTGCGCAAGGCGCCGGGCTGCCTGGTGATCGACAAGCACGAGCCGGGCGGCTACGTCACGCCGTACGAAGCCGCCGGTGAGGACGCCACCTACATCAGCCGCATCCGCGAAGATGCGACGGTGGACAACGGCCTGGTGCTGTGGTGCGTCTCAGACAACCTGCGCAAGGGCGCGGCGCTGAACGCGATTCAGATCGCCGAAGTGCTGATCAACCGCAAGCTGATCACCGCCAAGAAGCAGGCGGCGTAATATCAGGCAGCCTGCGCGAACCGCGCGGTTCGCTTTGCTCGAAATCAACAATGGCCGGGGCTCGCCCCGGCCATTGGCGTATCAGGGCCATGATCGGTACTGACGAAGTCACGGCGAGACGCTAGGCTGTTTTCCGCTTCACCAGCCTTGATGCGTGCCATGACCGATCAACCTCATCCTGCAAAATCCCGCGCGCCCGGCAGCCGGGTCGAGCGCGGCTTCGAGACCGTGCTGTTCAACAGCCGCTGGCTGATGGCGCCGTTCTATTTCGGCCTCGTCATCAGCCTCGCGGTGCTGCTCTACAAATTCGTGATGCTGCTGTACGAATTCATCGTGCACGCCACGATCGCGAAGGAAGCCGATATCATCCTCGGCGTGCTCAGCCTGATCGACGTGTCGCTGACGGGCAATCTGGTGCTGATCGTGGTGTTCTCCGGCTACGAGAACTTCGTGTCGCGGATCGATCCCGGCAATCACCCGGACTGGCCGGAGTGGATGACCAAGGTCGATTTCGCCGGGCTGAAACAGAAGCTGCTGGCTTCGATCGTCGCGATCTCGGCGATCCAGGTGCTGAAAGCGTTCATGAACATCGACAGCTACGACCAGACCAAGCTCGCCTGGCTGGTCGGCAT from Rhodopseudomonas palustris carries:
- a CDS encoding aspartate-semialdehyde dehydrogenase, whose translation is MGYKVAVVGATGNVGREMLAILDERKFPADEVVALASRRSVGVEVSYGDKTLKCKALEHYDFSDVDICLMSAGGSVSTEWSPKIGAQGAVVIDNSSAWRMDPDVPLIVPEVNAAAAAGFTKKNIIANPNCSTAQLVVALKPLHDAAKIKRVVVSTYQSVSGAGKDAMDELFSQTKAVYTNDELVNKKFPKRIAFNLIPQIDVFMEDGFTKEEWKMVVETKKILDPKIKLTATCVRVPVFVSHSEAVNIEFENPITADEAREILRKAPGCLVIDKHEPGGYVTPYEAAGEDATYISRIREDATVDNGLVLWCVSDNLRKGAALNAIQIAEVLINRKLITAKKQAA
- a CDS encoding TIGR00645 family protein — encoded protein: MTDQPHPAKSRAPGSRVERGFETVLFNSRWLMAPFYFGLVISLAVLLYKFVMLLYEFIVHATIAKEADIILGVLSLIDVSLTGNLVLIVVFSGYENFVSRIDPGNHPDWPEWMTKVDFAGLKQKLLASIVAISAIQVLKAFMNIDSYDQTKLAWLVGIHLVFVASTLILALSDRLGHHADDKGGH